The genomic window TGCATCAGCTTGACCAAGACTTTCTTTTATACGTGAGGTCTGCTCGTTTTGTTCAAAAAATGTACCCATACAAAACTCCTTTTCTACGAAACGTACCGTAGCCCTATTTTTACCTAAACAATCCTACGATCCTTCAGCATTTGAGTCGCCACGTTTTCTTTTTCCGTGCCAAAGCTGAACGACACCTACGACAACAGAAAAAATCAAGGCAATTATCGATATATAAAAACTCTTTGTTGAATCAGCAAGGTACTCCATAACTAATCTATTCTGATGCTGAAGCTGATCGGCAATATTATTAACATCAGACTGTATCACTCCATATTCGTCACCTAATTTCTGTTGGATGTTCTCAAAATAATTCTTTTGTCCAACTTCGAGCTTATCGAACGGATTTCGAACACCATACTCTTTAATTACATTATCAATCAAAGCAAGTTCGGTTGAATTGACACTCCTCATGAATAAGTCAGATTTAATATCATTCAAAACATTAGACAAAGGCTCACCCATCTCATACAATTCACTTTTTTTACTACCACCCAAAACACCTGTAGTTGAAATAACTCTTTTATTTAAAAAAATATGCTTCACAGTATCTAAATCAGCACCATTATTAACTGCTATAACAATATTTTTCTTCATTTCTTCTTTAATAAACCCATGTTCTCCTTCAACTACAAGCAGAATAGCACCCAAGGATATAGCTATCATGTAAGGATAAAAAAACAAATCAAACAGATCAATCTTACTAAAAACTCTCTTAAAAAAAATAAACATACTATTGTCTCAAAAAAATCAGATCTTAATCAATCTAGATTCATTAACTACACCATAAATTTAACTCAGCAATCTATATAATATCTTTACAAAAAAGGCGAGAACTAGATGTCCTCGCCCATGATCTTTAAATAGGATATTTACTTACCCCACCCCCCGCCACCGGGAGTTTCCATGCGTACCACATCACCCTTCTTCAAAGGCGTATGAAACTTACCGGGCTGCACAATCTCTTCACCATCGCGGATCAGAATATTCTTGCCGGGTGTTCCGGGACTTCCGCCCTGTAAGCCGTATGGCGCATTGACCCGACGCTCGGAAAGCACGGTGATTTCGCAGGCTGAAAGCAGCTCAATCTCACGCACGAGACCGTCACCGCCGGGAATCCTGCCTGCTCCGCCTGTATTCTTGCGGATACAGTAGGTCTTGACCCGGAAAGGATAGCTGTATTCGAGGGCTTCCACCGGGGTATTCAGGGTGTTGGTCATGTGCGAATGGGTGGCGTGCTCACCACGACAGGTGGCGGATGCGCCCATGCCTCCGGCGAGAGTTTCGTAGTAGGCAAAAGGCTTGCCTGTGCGCTCATCCATGCCGCCGATGGTCATGTTGTTCATAGTGCCCTGACTTGCCGCCGGAATGCGCTGCGGTATGGCTTCGGCAAGTGCGCCAAGGACTACGTCCACCACGCGCTGGGAAGTTTCCACGTTACCCCCCGCAACTGCTGCGGGGAAATTGGCATCAAGGATGGAACCTTTGCGGGTCAACACTTCGATGGGGCGCAGGATGCCTGCGTTGGTGGGTACATCACCTTCGATAAGCGAGCGGAACACGTACAGCACAGCGGAAAGAGTGATGGAACGCACCGCGTTGACACTGCCGCTGACCTGATCGCCGGACGCGGTAAAATCGAGCTTGGCACTGTCGCCTTTAACTTCCATGACCACGGAGATAGGTACATTTTCGCAATCCACGCCGTCACCGTCCATGTAGTCGGTGAAGTTATAGGTGCCGTCCGGGATGGACTTGATGGTGTTGCGGGTGATGGATTCGGCGTAGTCGTTCAGGCTGGCGGCGTAGAAATCAACCTTCTCAAGGCCGTACTTGCCGATGAGTTCCTTAAGGCGGGTCACCCCGGTCAGGTTGGCCATGATCTGGGCAGCGAAATCGCCCTCGCGTTCCACCGGAGTGCGCACGTTGTTGAGCAGCAGGGTCATGACTCCGGATACAATTTCGCCGTTTTCCACGATTTTCACCGGGGGAATGATGATCCCTTCCTGATACAGGGAAGTGGAAAGAGGCATGGAGCCGGAAGCCATGCCGCCCACATCAGAATGATGGGCACGGTTGGCTACGTAAAAGGCGGGTTCGCTGGAACCGTCACAAAAGACCGGAGCCACAAGGGTGATATCCGGCAGATGGGTTCCGCCCTTGAAAGGATCGTTAAGCATAACCATGTCGCCTTCCTTGAAATCGCTGTTTTCAATGGCGGATTTCACGGACAGGGGCATGGAACCGAGATGCACCGGAATATGCGCGGCCTGCGCCACCATGTCGCCTTTGTGGTCGAACACCGCACAGGAAAGGTCGCGCCGTTCTTTAATATTGGGGGAAAACGCGGTCCGGGTCAGGGTTACGCCCATTTCCTCGGAGATGGCCGCAAACCTGTTCTTGAAAACCTCAAGGAGGATCGGATTCACATTCATTATATATAAACCTCCTGACTACTCGATGTCGAAAATAAGGTTGCCGTAAGGATCGACCTCACCCTTGGCAAAGGGCGGGATAACCAGTGTGGAACTGTACTCAATGATGATCGCCGGGCCGTCCACCTTGTTGCCGGGGCGCAGCTTCTCGCGGTTGAGAATGCGGGTTTCCATCTTGCTGGAATCAAAGACGGTCTCGGTGGTTCCGAGCAGTGCTTCGGGGTCCATTTCAGCAACCAGCGCGCCTGCTTCCGGGAATTCCGGCTTGGTGGGCATGCCCTTGGTCCGCAGACGGATATTGACGATTTCAACGGTCTTGTCATCGTTGCGGTAGCCGTAGTTCTGCTTATGCAGGCGGGAGAATTCCTCAATCCAGTCACCGCTGAAAGGCACGATGATTTCAAAGGATTGACCCTGATAGCGCATGTCCAGAAAACGTTCCACAATGATATCATCAGAGGCAAAACCCTCTTCAGCCAGATCGGCGCGGCCCTGAGCTTCCAGCGGGGCAAAAAGCTCTTCGAGATCCACGTCATTGGTATTGTGCTGATCGCGCATGACGGTCAGGGAGTAGTCTTTGATGACATCAGCCATGACCATGCCTACTGCGGAAAGAATGCCCGGATTGTTGGGAATGAACAGCTTGGGAATGGAAAGCAGTTTGGCAAGGAAGGCGCAATGCATGCCGCCCGCACCGCCGAAGGAAAACATGGTAAATTCGCGGGGATCGAAACCACGCTCCACGGAAATTACGCGGATGGCCCGCTCCATGTTGGTGTTGGCGATATCGAGGATACCTTCAGCCAGTTCCACCGGAGTGAGGCCCGCTTTTTCTGCCATTTCTTCCATGGCCTGATTCAGCTTTTCGGTCTTAAGGGACATCTCACCGCCGAGGAAATGTTCTGGAATAAGGCGTCCAAGGTAAAGGTTGGCGTCGGTCACAGTAATCTCGGAACCCTTGCCGTAACAGATCGGTCCCGGATCGGCCCCCGCACTTTCAGGACCTACGGTCAGCGACCCACCGGCATCAAGACGGGCAATGGAACCACCACCCGCACCGACAGTGTGGATGTCGATCATGGGCACCTTGACCGGATAATCCTCAATTGCGGACTCAAGGGTCAGAGGCAGCTCTTCATTAATTAAGGCAACATCGGAGGAAGTTCCGCCCATGTCGAAGGTGATCAGGCGATCGCACCCGGCCATCTGTCCGATGGCGTGTGCGCCCACAGCACCCCCGGCAGGACCGGAAAGAATGGTCCGCACCGACTCGTTCATGGCGGTTTCAGCGGAGATGGAACCACCGTTACTCTGCATGATCCGCAGAGGATCTTCACCAAGTGTTTGCTGCAACTTGGTCAGATACTTGGTCATCTTGGGGGAAACATAAGCATTGATGACGGTGGTGGAAGTACGTTCAAACTCGCGGAACTCGGCCAGAATTTCGTGGGAAACGGAAACCGGGACATCAATCTGCTCCAGAAGTTCGCGCATTCTGTTCTCATGCTCAGGATTTAAATAGGAAAAAAGGAGACAAAGTGCGACTGATTCGACACCGGAATCTTTGATTCTCTGCAAAATATTCTGCACTTTTTCCTCAGAAAACGGTTCAATTTCGTTCCCTTCATGATCGATTCTTCCACTGATTCCGAAGCGAAGTTCCGGCGGAACGATATGCGGCTTTTTACAAAAAGATAAATCATAGAGATCGGAACGGTTCTGCCTTCCGATCTGGATAACATCTTCAAAACCCTCATTAGTGATCAGGGCAGTCTTCACACCTTTACGCTCAAGAATGGCGTTGGTGGCGACAGTGGAACCGTGCACGACCTGCACTGCCCGGTCCCCGGCAATATGCTTAATCCCGTTAATCACTGCCTCGGAAGGGTCATGAGGGGTGGAGAGACGTTTGTGTACGCCCCATTTATCTCCATCCTTGTAAATAAAATCCGTAAATGTTCCTCCGGTATCAACTCCGATTATCAGCACTATATATCCTCCGCTGGGTAGTCTTAAATCTCTTTTACAAAAACTGTGATTTGTCATTTTACTTAGTGTCTATTATTCAATTCGAGCAAACTTTACCCAATTTTGTCTACGATTAAAAGATTTTATTTTTGCAAAATTCTGTGTATAAACACTCTTACTTCGCTCAATCCACCAAAAAAACGAACAATGTATTTTTAAAATACTCGTAAAACTGTTCACCTTTTTTCGAGTTTTTTAATTTTTAGCAAACATTAAAAACCAAATAACGGATACTTTTTAAAACAATATTTCTCAAATAACAAAAACAGCAAAACTCAACACGGAGGATTCTCATGTTAAAACGGATCATCACCCCCCTGCTCATGGTTCTGGCCTTTGCCGTTTCCGCACAGGCTGCAGAACTCAAGATGGACTGTAACGCCATTTACGGTGCCACCAACTTTCATTCTCAGGGTGCCAAACTCTTTGCCGACAAGGTAGCTGAATACACCTCCGGTTCAGTTCAAATCACCGTCCACCCCGGCGGCAGCCTCGGCTTCAAAGGCCCTGAGCTTCTCAAAACAGTTAAAGACGGCACTCTGCCCATGTCCGATATCCTCATGGGCGTTGTTTCCGGTTCCGATCAGGTTTTCGGCATAAGCTCCATGCCCCTGCTGGCAAAAGACTACGCTGAAGCAAAAAAACTCTACGCAGCAGCCAAGCCCTACTATGAAAAAGCCTGCAAAAAGTGGAACCAGAAAATGCTCTACGCTGCTCCTTGGCCTCCCAGCGGACTTTTCACCAAAAAGCCCCTCAAAACCGTTGCGGATTTCAAAGGTCTCAAGACCCGTACCTACGACAAAAACGGAGCAGAACTGCTCCGCGCCACCGGTGCCAGCCCCATGTCCCTGCCCTGGGGAGAACTCTATTCCGCACTGCAGACAGGACTCGCAAACTCTGTGCTGACCTCCGCTGTATCCGGCAAGGACGGCAAGTTCTGGGAGACCCTCAAATATTTCAACAACATTAACTATGCCTTCCCCCTGAACATGATGGTAATCAACAAAGATTACTGGGATGCCATGAACCCCAAACAGCAGGAAGCCATGCTCAAAGCAGCAGCTGAAGTTGAAGCCTACCAGTGGGAACAGTCTGCAAAAAGCAACGCGGAAGCTCTCAAAATCATCGCGGAAAAGGGCATCGTAATCTCCGAACCTTCCAAGGAGATTAACGAAATGCTGCACAAAGAATCCAAGCTCATGCTTGAAAACACCATGAAAAATGCCAAAAAAGGCTTCAAATCCGTCATCAAAGCTTACGAAAAGTAGAATTCCATGCGTGCAATTATCAGATTAATCGAGGGCCTCTCCATTGGAGGGGCCTTTCTTTCAGCAGCCGGGATGCTCTTCATTGTGGCCCTTGTGGTCATTGAAATCTTCCTGCGTGCGGTGCTGAATACATCCACCCTTGTTTCCAGTGAATACGGCGGCTATGCCCTCGTTTTCCTGATTCTGACCGGGCTTGCCTACACCATGAAGGAAGATGGGCTGATCAGGATCAACCTGCTTACCTCACATTTTTCCGAGAACGGCAAACGGATTGCCGACATCGTTTCCGGGATTATCGGAGCGGCAATCACTGCTTTTGCGCTCAAGTATACGATATCCATGGTCTACGAAACATGGGATCTTGAAATGACTGCGGACACCATTGCCGAAACACCGCTCTGGATTCCGCAGCTTGCTATTCCCGTGGGGCTGGGCCTGCTTCTGCTCCAGATCATCGCTTTTATTGCCAGGAGAGCTATTAATGATAAGTGATCCCTTGATGCTGGCCGTCGCCCTTGTGGGGGCCATGGTTCTATTTCTGCTTTCCGGCCTATGGATCGGATTTTCACTCTACGCAGCAGCAATCTGCGGCATGCTTTTCTGCAAGATGAACCTGCCGCCGACCATTTCCGTGTGGGATAAAATCGGCGACCTCATGGCAAATTCCCTGTGGAACACCATGAACTCGTGGCCTCTTTCGGCCCTGCCGCTGTTCATTCTTATGGGTGAAATCCTGTACCGCACATCCATTTCCACCCGGCTGCTCAACGGTCTGGTACCGTGGCTGTCCAACATTCCGGGCCGC from Desulfovibrio sp. JC010 includes these protein-coding regions:
- a CDS encoding TRAP transporter substrate-binding protein, which encodes MLKRIITPLLMVLAFAVSAQAAELKMDCNAIYGATNFHSQGAKLFADKVAEYTSGSVQITVHPGGSLGFKGPELLKTVKDGTLPMSDILMGVVSGSDQVFGISSMPLLAKDYAEAKKLYAAAKPYYEKACKKWNQKMLYAAPWPPSGLFTKKPLKTVADFKGLKTRTYDKNGAELLRATGASPMSLPWGELYSALQTGLANSVLTSAVSGKDGKFWETLKYFNNINYAFPLNMMVINKDYWDAMNPKQQEAMLKAAAEVEAYQWEQSAKSNAEALKIIAEKGIVISEPSKEINEMLHKESKLMLENTMKNAKKGFKSVIKAYEK
- a CDS encoding TRAP transporter small permease subunit: MRAIIRLIEGLSIGGAFLSAAGMLFIVALVVIEIFLRAVLNTSTLVSSEYGGYALVFLILTGLAYTMKEDGLIRINLLTSHFSENGKRIADIVSGIIGAAITAFALKYTISMVYETWDLEMTADTIAETPLWIPQLAIPVGLGLLLLQIIAFIARRAINDK
- a CDS encoding hydantoinase/oxoprolinase family protein — protein: MLIIGVDTGGTFTDFIYKDGDKWGVHKRLSTPHDPSEAVINGIKHIAGDRAVQVVHGSTVATNAILERKGVKTALITNEGFEDVIQIGRQNRSDLYDLSFCKKPHIVPPELRFGISGRIDHEGNEIEPFSEEKVQNILQRIKDSGVESVALCLLFSYLNPEHENRMRELLEQIDVPVSVSHEILAEFREFERTSTTVINAYVSPKMTKYLTKLQQTLGEDPLRIMQSNGGSISAETAMNESVRTILSGPAGGAVGAHAIGQMAGCDRLITFDMGGTSSDVALINEELPLTLESAIEDYPVKVPMIDIHTVGAGGGSIARLDAGGSLTVGPESAGADPGPICYGKGSEITVTDANLYLGRLIPEHFLGGEMSLKTEKLNQAMEEMAEKAGLTPVELAEGILDIANTNMERAIRVISVERGFDPREFTMFSFGGAGGMHCAFLAKLLSIPKLFIPNNPGILSAVGMVMADVIKDYSLTVMRDQHNTNDVDLEELFAPLEAQGRADLAEEGFASDDIIVERFLDMRYQGQSFEIIVPFSGDWIEEFSRLHKQNYGYRNDDKTVEIVNIRLRTKGMPTKPEFPEAGALVAEMDPEALLGTTETVFDSSKMETRILNREKLRPGNKVDGPAIIIEYSSTLVIPPFAKGEVDPYGNLIFDIE
- a CDS encoding hydantoinase B/oxoprolinase family protein; this translates as MNVNPILLEVFKNRFAAISEEMGVTLTRTAFSPNIKERRDLSCAVFDHKGDMVAQAAHIPVHLGSMPLSVKSAIENSDFKEGDMVMLNDPFKGGTHLPDITLVAPVFCDGSSEPAFYVANRAHHSDVGGMASGSMPLSTSLYQEGIIIPPVKIVENGEIVSGVMTLLLNNVRTPVEREGDFAAQIMANLTGVTRLKELIGKYGLEKVDFYAASLNDYAESITRNTIKSIPDGTYNFTDYMDGDGVDCENVPISVVMEVKGDSAKLDFTASGDQVSGSVNAVRSITLSAVLYVFRSLIEGDVPTNAGILRPIEVLTRKGSILDANFPAAVAGGNVETSQRVVDVVLGALAEAIPQRIPAASQGTMNNMTIGGMDERTGKPFAYYETLAGGMGASATCRGEHATHSHMTNTLNTPVEALEYSYPFRVKTYCIRKNTGGAGRIPGGDGLVREIELLSACEITVLSERRVNAPYGLQGGSPGTPGKNILIRDGEEIVQPGKFHTPLKKGDVVRMETPGGGGWGK